From one Triticum aestivum cultivar Chinese Spring chromosome 4B, IWGSC CS RefSeq v2.1, whole genome shotgun sequence genomic stretch:
- the LOC123093839 gene encoding uncharacterized protein, with protein MDLKLDDLDWEEVRSINCYALFMGYLSMAIRGMGYLVLTWSTVVLLGGFVSVLENKDFWCLTIITLVQTAGVFDVSLKEKMRYIGTSRYGLQSAIYAMLIWKNTNGDGKNANGDGPSVPRLVVVLIVWLVHLLVVAVILLPLSVLYLCGLLFTTGISVWRLIQRDYGRKAEDGYANLQPALNVLYSLALFQGSLFCYRLFSSFAREGLASEVAEKYKMNGRAHKSVKKYLRETMIGCEKDPSFVKGRNLVTYAVGMMKSESSKSFLSGARILDALLEHPLPLEEQHALIAELVGSASSTHVLEKLLQALDSRSPHDEKMRGVAANIVAHLAGKIRLKRFPRGIQCIGSLLEISQGQAEDGDECAPSADYDYKKLMEKGLVILDGLAADEHNCRVLGNAEGLLAKVVAPVSSDLLHLIDHDAWSIVVAASLQVMCRLVAAPGETGAKLRSQISSNKEAINSMEGILKCDECDEKLQVLTIKILTQLPMDVDVCPTAVNTESRGNFVKILPDIFTCDSKDSSIRKLAGEALVMLSLNQSNAAIILKANDNVVQDLTKILLDAEADSTHRINAAETLEHLYVHYKENDDHHKKKLKEAMEGMMRKVLPKILSFGSKNNTTPTEKGTEKDVGPLLGTGDVEAQDGDAPQDDGRDNNTSACPHNDDKHVGRKLHAALLSLATAIFDKLTSQNHDLAQLVNTISPGDYPTSFAIKLNVMVKANSDPTVSCLRIMKNTSRMVVLMMKHNGNYLKQHLVSFHDLIDSLSTACKKMACLEGSMIFYSSNRGAMKPGRTLASLVKEAEELLGQKEPKRL; from the exons ATGGATCTGAAGCTAGATGACCTCGACTGGGAGGAAGTACGGTCAATCAACTGCTATGCCCTGTTCATGGGGTACCTCTCGATGGCCATAAGGGGGATGGGATACCTTGTGCTTACATGGTCCACCGTCGTTCTCCTGGGTGGCTTCGTCTCTGTGCTGGAGAACAAAGACTTTTGGTGTCTCACAATTATCACCCTCGTCCAAACAGCCGG GGTATTTGATGTCTCTCTGAAAGAGAAAATGAGATATATTGGGACATCACGCTACGGCCTCCAGAGTGCTATATATGCCATGCTGATCTGGAAAAACACAAACGGTGATGGAAAAAATGCTAATGGCGATGGACCCTCCGTGCCACGCCTAGTGGTAGTACTGATTGTATGGTTGGTTCACCTGCTGGTGGTCGCTGTTATATTGTTGCCTCTATCGGTTCTCTACCTTTGTGGGCTGCTCTTCACCACTGGGATTTCGGTGTGGCGTCTAATACAACGTGATTatggccgcaaggcggaggatggATATGCGAACCTGCAGCCGGCCCTGAATGTCTTGTACTCGCTGGCTCTGTTCCAGGGTTCGCTCTTTTGTTACAG GTTGTTCTCGTCTTTTGCGCGCGAAGGGCTAGCGAGCGAGGTGGCGGAGAAGTACAAGATGAACGGCCGTGCGCACAAATCGGTGAAGAAGTACTTGCGGGAGACCATGATCGGGTGCGAGAAGGATCCATCATTCGTCAAGGGAAGGAACCTAGTCACGTATGCCGTGGGAATGATGAAATCTGAATCGTCTAAAAGCTTCCTTTCTGGGGCAAGGATTTTGGACGCCCTCTTGGAGCACCCACTGCCACTGGAGGAGCAGCACGCGCTGATAGCAGAGCTCGTCGGCTCCGCGTCCTCCACCCATGTACTCGAGAAACTGCTCCAGGCACTGGATTCCAGAAGCCCACACGACGAGAAGATGAGGGGGGTCGCCGCAAACATAGTGGCGCACCTCGCCGGCAAGATCCGTCTGAAGCGATTCCCTCGTGGGATCCAGTGCATAGGCTCGCTGCTTGAGATATCTCAGGGGCAAGCTGAGGATGGCGACGAGTGTGCGCCGTCTGCTGACTACGACTACAAGAAGCTCATGGAGAAAGGCCTGGTTATCCTCGACGGGCTCGCCGCCGATGAGCACAACTGCAGAGTCCTCGGCAACGCCGAGGGCCTGCTCGCCAAGGTCGTGGCGCCTGTAAGCTCCGACCTGCTCCACCTCATCGACCATGATGCCTGGTCCATTGTCGTGGCCGCGTCACTGCAGGTCATGTGCCGCCTCGTGGCTGCTCCCGGAGAGACCGGTGCCAAGCTACGTAGCCAAATCTCTAGCAACAAGGAAGCGATCAATAGCATGGAGGGGATTCTCAAATGCGACGAATGTGATGAAAAGCTCCAGGTCCTGACCATCAAGATCCTCACGCAGCTGCCCATGGACGTGGATGTATGTCCGACTGCTGTAAACACAGAAAGCAGAGGAAATTTTGTCAAGATACTCCCAGACATCTTCACTTGTGACAGTAAGGACAGCTCCATCAGAAAATTGGCAGGCGAAGCCCTGGTCATGCTAAGTCTAAACCAAAGCAACGCTGccatcatcctaaaggcaaatgaCAATGTTGTCCAAGATCTCACCAAGATCCTTTTAGATGCTGAGGCCGACAGCACACATCGAATCAATGCAGCTGAGACCCTGGAGCATCTGTATGTTCACTACAAAGAAAATGACGACCATCACAAGAAAAAACTCAAGGAGGCCATGGAGGGCATGATGCGAAAG GTTCTCCCGAAAATACTTTCTTTTGGGTCGAAAAATAATACAACACCAACAGAAAAAGGAACAGAAAAGGATGTTGGTCCTTTGCTAGGCACGGGCGACGTAGAAGCCCAAGACGGTGATGCTCCACAAGATGATGGCCGTGATAACAACACTTCAGCGTGTCCACACAACGATGACAAGCATGTGGGAAGGAAATTGCATGCAGCTTTGCTATCTCTTGCTACGGCAATATTCGATAAATTGACCAGCCAAAACCATGATTTGGCTCAACTGGTCAATACAATTTCTCCTGGAGATTATCCCACTAGCTTCGCCATAAAGCTCAATGTAATGGTGAAAGCAAACAGTGACCCCACGGTAAGCTGTCTGAGGATAATGAAGAATACAAGCAGGATGGTCGTGTTAATGATGAAACACAATGGCAACTACCTGAAACAACACTTGGTGAGCTTCCATGACTTGATAGACTCTCTTTCCACTGCTTGCAAAAAGATGGCGTGCCTCGAAGGCTCTATGATTTTCTATAGCTCGAATCGTGGCGCGATGAAGCCTGGCAGAACTCTTGCTTCTCTAGTGAAAGAAGCAGAGGAGCTTCTAGGCCAAAAGGAGCCAAAACGGCTGTGA